In a genomic window of Lacrimispora sp. BS-2:
- a CDS encoding cation:proton antiporter, protein MLFSLAMMVLCGMILSGTMQKLKLPGLVGMLLTGILLGPYALNLIAPELLNISADLRQIALIVILTRAGLALDIKDLKKVGRPAILMCFIPASFEIAAITIFAPMFFPVSHLEAAIMGTVLGAVSPAVIVPKMLKLMESGYGRAKSIPQLIMAGASVDDIYVIVLFTSFMGMYEGSSFDAISLIKIPVAIVTGLLVGILVGLALVKLFQKIHMRDTAKILIVLSTAFLLVSLETAMKAYVPMSGLLAVMALGGTILKQYGILAKRLSGKFSKIWVAAELMLFILVGTTVDISYAAKSGFMAVVLILIALLIRVCGVFVCLAKTKINTRERMFCAIAYLPKATVQAAIGGLPLAAGVAAGNTILTVAVLAILITAPLGAIGVDATYKRLLVRNDGHAKTFTPGKQ, encoded by the coding sequence ATGCTTTTCAGTCTTGCAATGATGGTTCTTTGCGGTATGATATTGAGCGGAACCATGCAGAAACTAAAACTCCCCGGCCTTGTGGGGATGCTTCTCACCGGTATTTTGTTAGGGCCGTATGCGCTGAATTTGATCGCGCCGGAGCTGCTGAATATTTCCGCTGATTTGCGGCAGATTGCCCTGATCGTGATCCTTACAAGGGCAGGACTCGCGCTGGATATTAAGGACTTAAAGAAGGTTGGACGCCCGGCAATCCTTATGTGCTTCATTCCGGCAAGTTTTGAAATAGCCGCCATTACTATTTTTGCACCAATGTTTTTCCCTGTTTCTCATTTAGAAGCAGCTATCATGGGAACCGTGCTGGGGGCGGTTTCACCGGCAGTTATCGTTCCTAAAATGCTAAAGCTGATGGAAAGTGGCTACGGCCGGGCAAAGAGTATACCACAGCTTATTATGGCCGGAGCTTCCGTTGATGACATTTATGTAATTGTCCTTTTTACATCATTTATGGGTATGTACGAAGGAAGCAGCTTTGATGCCATAAGCCTTATAAAAATACCTGTTGCCATTGTGACGGGCTTGCTTGTGGGTATTTTAGTGGGCCTGGCTTTGGTAAAGCTGTTTCAAAAAATCCACATGCGCGATACCGCTAAGATTTTGATTGTATTAAGCACTGCGTTTCTGCTGGTTTCTCTTGAAACAGCCATGAAAGCCTATGTGCCCATGTCCGGCTTGTTGGCTGTCATGGCTTTAGGCGGTACCATCCTGAAGCAGTATGGTATCTTAGCAAAGCGTCTGTCCGGCAAGTTCTCAAAAATCTGGGTGGCCGCGGAATTGATGCTGTTCATATTGGTGGGCACAACGGTGGACATAAGCTATGCGGCAAAGTCCGGATTTATGGCTGTGGTTCTTATCCTTATCGCCCTGCTGATTCGGGTATGCGGTGTATTTGTCTGCCTTGCAAAAACTAAAATAAACACAAGGGAACGCATGTTTTGTGCCATTGCCTACTTGCCAAAAGCAACTGTACAGGCGGCAATCGGGGGGCTTCCTTTGGCGGCAGGAGTTGCAGCAGGTAATACAATTCTGACGGTTGCTGTTTTAGCGATCTTGATCACTGCTCCCCTTGGGGCGATTGGCGTGGATGCAACTTATAAAAGGCTGCTTGTAAGAAATGACGGCCACGCGAAAACCTTTACGCCCGGTAAACAGTAA